The sequence AGTATCCATCCCCAAACTCTAAGACAGTATGAAAGAGAGGGATTAGTAGAGCCTAGCAGAACTGAAGGCAAGATGAGACTCTATAGCGAAAAAGATCTTGATAGGATTAAGATGATTTTAAGACTTACTAGAGATTTAGGTGTAAATTTAGCAGGTGTTGATGTGATTTTACGCTTAAAACAAAGACTTGAAGAGTATGAAGCTGTAATAGAGGAGTTAAGGGCAAATATAAAAACACAAAATAAAGG is a genomic window of Campylobacter devanensis containing:
- a CDS encoding heat shock protein transcriptional repressor HspR; this translates as MRDYEEPVYLISVVAKVLSIHPQTLRQYEREGLVEPSRTEGKMRLYSEKDLDRIKMILRLTRDLGVNLAGVDVILRLKQRLEEYEAVIEELRANIKTQNKGSLVKRGSSFDLIFVNDKK